The following proteins are co-located in the candidate division TA06 bacterium genome:
- the map gene encoding type I methionyl aminopeptidase, whose protein sequence is MIAIREDWEIERIKAAGKVIADLWKALAPMVKPGTATSELDRLAYDFINDHQALPAFKGYRGYPATLCISINHEVVHGIPRSERILREGDLVSIDVGTSKQGYIADAARSYYLGSAPSPEILKLLAATKQALELGIQSARAGSKVSDISRAIQQAAESTGFSTVRDLCGHGVGQKLHEEPEIPNYVKSGSSPVLAPGMVLAIEPMINAGGHQVKFLSDGWTVVTADASLSAHFEDTVVVTAGEPLIVTR, encoded by the coding sequence ATGATCGCCATCCGAGAGGACTGGGAGATCGAGCGAATAAAGGCGGCCGGCAAAGTGATCGCCGATCTCTGGAAGGCTTTGGCTCCCATGGTCAAACCTGGGACAGCCACCTCCGAACTGGACCGGCTGGCCTACGACTTCATCAACGATCATCAGGCGCTCCCGGCTTTCAAAGGCTACCGGGGCTATCCCGCCACCCTCTGCATCTCCATCAACCACGAAGTGGTGCACGGCATCCCAAGGTCGGAGCGGATATTGCGGGAGGGCGATTTGGTAAGCATAGACGTTGGGACAAGCAAGCAGGGGTACATCGCCGACGCCGCCCGTAGCTATTATCTGGGCAGCGCCCCCAGCCCGGAGATCCTGAAACTTTTAGCCGCCACCAAACAGGCCCTGGAACTGGGCATCCAAAGCGCCCGGGCCGGATCAAAGGTCAGCGATATCTCCCGGGCCATCCAGCAGGCGGCGGAATCTACCGGGTTTTCAACAGTGCGCGACCTGTGCGGGCACGGGGTGGGGCAGAAGCTGCACGAAGAGCCGGAGATCCCCAATTACGTCAAATCCGGCTCCAGTCCGGTCCTGGCTCCAGGTATGGTGCTGGCCATAGAACCAATGATCAATGCCGGCGGCCATCAAGTAAAGTTTCTGTCCGACGGCTGGACCGTAGTCACCGCCGACGCCAGCCTCTCCGCCCATTTCGAGGACACGGTGGTGGTCACCGCCGGCGAACCGCTGATAGTAACCCGGTAA
- the infA gene encoding translation initiation factor IF-1: MAKQEGIQVEGTVLENLPNATFRVELPNGHKILAHISGKMRMHFIKILPGDKVTLELSPYDLTRGRIIYRFK; this comes from the coding sequence ATGGCCAAACAAGAGGGAATACAGGTCGAAGGAACCGTGCTGGAGAACCTTCCCAATGCCACCTTCCGGGTGGAGCTTCCCAATGGTCATAAGATCCTGGCTCATATCTCGGGGAAGATGAGGATGCATTTCATCAAGATCCTGCCCGGGGACAAGGTGACCCTGGAGCTGTCGCCCTATGACCTGACCCGGGGCCGGATCATCTACCGCTTCAAGTAA
- the rpmJ gene encoding 50S ribosomal protein L36, with protein sequence MKVKASVKVICEHCKLIKRKGVLRVVCKNPRHKQRQG encoded by the coding sequence ATGAAAGTCAAGGCATCGGTCAAGGTGATCTGCGAGCACTGCAAGCTGATCAAGCGCAAGGGCGTGCTGCGGGTGGTCTGCAAGAACCCCCGCCACAAACAGCGTCAGGGCTGA
- the rpsM gene encoding 30S ribosomal protein S13, translated as MARIAGVDLPRGKRVEIGLTYIFGLGRSSAKKILRLAKVDPNKRAKDLSDDEVGRLRSIIEQEFKVEGAKRTEVSLAIKRLVEIGSYRGVRHRKGLPVRGQRTKTNARTRKGPRKGAIVKKKAPGKK; from the coding sequence GTGGCCAGAATCGCTGGTGTGGATTTACCCCGGGGAAAAAGGGTGGAGATAGGCCTGACCTATATCTTCGGTTTGGGCCGGAGCTCGGCCAAAAAAATTCTGAGGCTGGCCAAGGTGGACCCCAATAAAAGGGCCAAGGACCTAAGCGACGACGAAGTGGGCCGCCTGCGCAGCATCATCGAACAGGAGTTCAAAGTGGAGGGCGCCAAGCGCACCGAGGTCAGCCTGGCCATCAAGCGTCTGGTGGAGATCGGCAGCTACCGGGGAGTCAGGCACCGCAAGGGTCTGCCGGTGCGGGGCCAGCGCACCAAGACCAACGCCCGCACCCGTAAGGGGCCGCGCAAAGGCGCCATCGTCAAGAAAAAAGCCCCCGGAAAGAAGTAA